A genomic window from Agrobacterium tumefaciens includes:
- a CDS encoding amino acid ABC transporter substrate-binding protein — MSSQGFIGGFIKSTIAAALLASAALSGTAHAGPTLDKINQRGTIKVGVGTTPGFFSPDSNGRWQGFFIDYGRALSIAVFGNPDKVEFTNSSPQQRLPALQSGEFDILLSGVTVTVTRAFKLGFHFGPTIFYDGQGILVRKDLGVTKAADLDGATIGAQSGTTGELNVADFFRKTGKKFTPVTIEDTGQFIAALESGRVDAITQDSSDLVGKRTQLKKPDDYIVLPERLSKEPLAPAIAGGDDRWLEIVNWTVNATIQAEEWGITSKNVDEFLKSSDPAIQRFLGVDPSLAEAIGLDPKWAYNIIKTVGNYGEIFDRHLKPLGWDRGYNRLWTDGGLLYSPPFR; from the coding sequence ATGTCATCTCAGGGATTTATCGGCGGCTTCATAAAGTCGACCATCGCCGCGGCGCTGCTTGCGAGCGCAGCATTGTCTGGAACCGCTCATGCCGGTCCAACACTCGACAAGATCAATCAGCGCGGTACGATCAAGGTCGGCGTTGGCACTACGCCGGGCTTTTTTTCCCCGGACAGCAATGGCCGGTGGCAGGGTTTCTTCATCGATTACGGCCGCGCGCTGTCGATTGCCGTCTTCGGTAATCCGGACAAGGTGGAATTTACCAATTCCTCTCCGCAGCAGCGCCTGCCTGCCCTGCAGAGCGGTGAATTCGACATTCTTCTTTCCGGCGTCACGGTGACCGTTACCCGTGCCTTCAAGCTCGGCTTCCACTTCGGTCCGACGATTTTCTATGACGGCCAGGGCATTCTGGTCCGCAAGGATCTCGGCGTCACCAAGGCGGCCGATCTGGACGGAGCCACCATCGGCGCCCAGAGCGGAACGACCGGCGAACTCAACGTTGCCGACTTCTTCCGCAAGACCGGCAAGAAATTCACACCGGTCACCATCGAAGACACCGGACAGTTTATCGCTGCGCTGGAATCCGGCCGCGTCGACGCCATCACCCAGGACTCGTCCGATCTGGTCGGCAAGCGCACCCAGCTGAAGAAGCCTGACGACTATATCGTCCTGCCGGAGCGGCTGTCGAAAGAGCCGCTGGCGCCCGCCATCGCCGGCGGTGACGACCGCTGGCTCGAAATCGTGAACTGGACCGTCAACGCCACCATCCAGGCGGAAGAATGGGGCATTACGTCCAAGAACGTCGATGAGTTTCTGAAGTCTTCCGACCCGGCGATCCAGCGTTTCCTCGGCGTCGACCCTTCGCTTGCAGAGGCGATCGGCCTTGATCCCAAATGGGCTTATAACATCATCAAGACGGTCGGCAATTATGGCGAAATCTTCGACCGGCATCTGAAGCCGCTTGGCTGGGATCGCGGCTATAACCGTCTCTGGACGGATGGCGGCCTGCTCTATTCGCCACCGTTCCGCTGA
- a CDS encoding nucleoside hydrolase, whose amino-acid sequence MKPISIIVDCDPGIDDTIALLTAFVSPELNILGITPVCGNQPLERTVRNALQVCELGGRTDIPVYAGCFRPMLREPIHGQFHGKTGLGNTVLPEPAKKVETMSAVDFLIEALGGAAEKGERITLCCLGPMTNVAVALRMKPQIAEGIERIVMMGGAYREPGNRTMTSEYNVLADPHAVHVVFSSGIPIVALALDATHQVMLKPEHVTEFSRVSGRISQTLAELMAFWDRNDVPRYGSRGGPLHDPLVMAYILAPHLFETQKARVFVEYESELCMGQTIADWYGKSGLEPNADIVTRVDAEGVIAFFLERLSRYAEKVVA is encoded by the coding sequence ATGAAGCCGATTTCGATCATCGTCGATTGTGATCCCGGTATCGATGACACCATTGCGCTCCTCACCGCATTCGTGTCGCCGGAACTCAATATCCTTGGCATCACGCCGGTCTGTGGCAACCAGCCGCTGGAGCGGACGGTGCGCAATGCCCTGCAGGTCTGCGAGCTTGGTGGACGAACCGATATCCCGGTCTATGCCGGCTGTTTCCGCCCGATGCTGCGTGAGCCGATCCATGGCCAGTTCCACGGCAAGACCGGGCTCGGAAACACCGTTCTGCCGGAGCCTGCCAAAAAGGTGGAAACCATGTCCGCCGTCGATTTCCTGATCGAAGCGCTGGGCGGGGCGGCTGAAAAGGGCGAGCGTATCACGCTCTGCTGCCTTGGCCCGATGACCAATGTTGCGGTTGCGTTGCGGATGAAGCCGCAGATCGCCGAGGGCATTGAGCGTATCGTGATGATGGGCGGCGCCTATCGCGAACCCGGCAATCGCACGATGACCTCGGAATATAATGTTCTGGCCGATCCGCACGCCGTCCATGTTGTGTTTTCAAGCGGCATCCCGATTGTCGCGCTGGCGCTTGATGCCACCCATCAGGTGATGCTGAAGCCGGAACATGTCACCGAGTTTTCACGCGTCAGCGGTCGCATTTCGCAGACGCTGGCCGAGCTGATGGCCTTCTGGGACCGCAATGACGTTCCCCGCTACGGTTCGCGCGGCGGCCCGCTGCATGATCCGCTGGTCATGGCCTATATCCTTGCGCCGCATCTGTTCGAAACACAGAAGGCGCGGGTCTTCGTCGAATATGAAAGCGAACTCTGCATGGGACAGACGATTGCCGACTGGTACGGCAAGAGCGGTCTCGAACCCAATGCCGACATCGTCACCAGGGTTGATGCCGAGGGCGTCATCGCCTTCTTCCTGGAACGGCTGTCACGTTACGCCGAAAAGGTGGTGGCATGA
- a CDS encoding LysR family transcriptional regulator: MRLKPRQVEAFRSVMMTGGITAAAEAMNVTQPAVSRLIRDLEDIVQMTLFERVGARLMPTAEATKLYREVERLYLGLDQIGQAAADIRLHKNTVLRIASVTSLVRPYLHRAIIDTIGDRPDIPLVIDVENSRYIWDMVEQNRYDLGLVFSSPRMVEKNAFRLHSAGAVAAMAPGHRLAGRNVITPADLIDERVLIPGRNSPLRLSLDRAFSREDHQPVSTMETSMLNCCHFAAAGMGVGIVDHTSLRSAGAEVVAIPFEPRIEVSYFAIRPSGGQRIAILDDIVGRMQEMLRAE; encoded by the coding sequence TTGCGGTTGAAACCACGGCAGGTCGAAGCTTTCCGCAGCGTCATGATGACCGGCGGCATTACGGCTGCGGCGGAGGCCATGAACGTGACGCAGCCGGCGGTCAGCCGGCTGATCCGCGATCTCGAAGACATCGTGCAGATGACCCTGTTTGAAAGGGTGGGCGCCCGGCTGATGCCGACGGCGGAAGCGACGAAGCTCTATCGCGAGGTGGAACGCCTCTATCTCGGGCTCGACCAGATCGGACAGGCAGCCGCCGACATCCGCCTGCACAAGAACACCGTCCTGCGCATCGCCAGCGTCACATCCCTGGTGCGGCCCTATCTGCATAGGGCGATCATCGACACGATCGGCGACCGGCCGGATATTCCACTGGTGATCGACGTTGAGAATAGCCGATATATCTGGGACATGGTCGAGCAGAACCGTTACGATCTCGGCCTCGTCTTCAGTTCGCCGCGCATGGTGGAAAAAAATGCCTTCCGCCTGCACAGCGCCGGCGCCGTCGCCGCCATGGCCCCCGGCCATCGGCTCGCCGGGCGCAACGTCATAACGCCGGCCGATCTCATCGATGAACGTGTGCTTATTCCGGGCAGGAATTCGCCGCTGAGGCTTTCGCTGGACAGGGCCTTCTCCCGTGAAGACCATCAACCTGTCAGCACCATGGAAACATCGATGCTGAACTGCTGCCACTTCGCCGCCGCCGGCATGGGCGTCGGCATCGTCGATCATACCAGCCTTCGCTCCGCCGGGGCCGAGGTGGTTGCAATTCCGTTCGAACCAAGGATCGAGGTCTCTTATTTCGCGATACGCCCGAGCGGCGGCCAGAGGATCGCTATCCTCGATGACATCGTCGGACGGATGCAGGAGATGTTGCGAGCAGAATGA
- a CDS encoding ABC transporter permease, producing the protein MTDSKSPTVSVHAATSSDTRATSRSPGREVVYALLHDKLALIGIVLVTVFILAAVFAPMIAPQNPYDLAQLDIMDGRLPPLSKSMSGLTYLIGTDTQGRDLFSAILYGLRTSILVGLSSAAIALVIGASIGLISAYAGGRLDSILMRIVDIQLSFPAILIALIFLAILGQGVDKIILALVVTQWAYYARTIRGSALVERKRAYVDAARSMALPDRSILFRHILPNCLPPLIVVATMRVAYAIMLEATLSFLGIGLPVTEPSLGLLISNGFEYLLSGDYWISFFPGLVLLLLIVAINLIGDALRDILNPRREG; encoded by the coding sequence ATGACCGACAGCAAGTCCCCGACCGTTTCGGTTCACGCCGCCACAAGCAGCGACACCCGCGCGACCTCCCGTTCGCCGGGCCGGGAAGTCGTTTACGCGCTGCTGCATGACAAGCTCGCCTTGATCGGCATCGTGCTGGTGACGGTCTTTATCCTCGCCGCCGTTTTCGCGCCGATGATCGCGCCGCAGAACCCTTACGATCTCGCCCAGCTCGACATTATGGACGGCCGCCTGCCGCCGCTTTCGAAAAGCATGTCGGGTCTGACCTATCTGATCGGCACCGATACGCAGGGTCGCGACCTGTTCAGCGCCATTCTCTATGGCCTGCGCACCAGTATTCTCGTCGGCCTGTCGAGTGCGGCGATTGCACTCGTCATCGGTGCCTCCATCGGCCTAATCAGCGCCTATGCCGGTGGTCGGCTGGATTCCATCCTGATGCGTATCGTTGACATTCAGCTGAGCTTCCCGGCTATTCTGATCGCGCTGATCTTCCTCGCCATTCTCGGTCAGGGCGTTGACAAGATCATTCTGGCGCTGGTGGTCACGCAATGGGCCTATTATGCGCGTACGATCCGCGGCTCCGCGCTGGTGGAGCGCAAGCGTGCCTATGTGGATGCGGCCCGCTCCATGGCGCTGCCGGACCGCAGCATTCTATTCCGGCATATTCTGCCCAATTGCCTGCCGCCGCTGATCGTTGTCGCCACCATGCGCGTCGCCTATGCCATCATGCTGGAAGCGACCCTGTCCTTCCTCGGCATCGGCCTGCCGGTGACGGAGCCCTCGCTCGGTCTGTTGATCTCGAACGGGTTCGAATATCTGCTTTCCGGCGATTACTGGATCAGCTTCTTTCCGGGCCTCGTCCTGCTGTTGCTCATCGTCGCGATCAACCTGATCGGCGATGCCCTGCGCGACATTCTCAATCCGCGACGGGAGGGCTGA
- a CDS encoding amino acid ABC transporter permease yields the protein MSKPAENISRQPVQGRLGKLRTGLFGTIANSAITLLTLAALGWLLPPFFRWALFDATWSGTSADCAARDGACWAFIAAKLRFILFAFYPPELQWRPALVVVILAALLVTSALPRFWRRELLLVWPIAVLVSWMLLTGSFGSSPVPSNQWGGLPVTLFVWAICFAAATPIAILLALARRSNLGGLRTLSIVYIEVMRGTPMVAILYIAMLILPMALPEAQFDKMIRAMIMITLFWAAYIAEVVRAGLQAIPSGQQEAATALGIGYWRTMHLVVLPQALRIVIPGMVNLAIGFLLATSLLAVIGVFDLLNAARAAATDPGWLGFYNEAYLLVALIYFAICFGASRYSLWLERLLRKRPT from the coding sequence ATGAGCAAGCCGGCCGAAAATATCTCCCGCCAGCCGGTTCAGGGTCGGCTCGGCAAGCTGCGAACCGGCCTCTTTGGCACCATCGCCAACTCGGCCATCACGCTTTTGACACTGGCGGCATTGGGCTGGCTGCTGCCGCCCTTTTTCAGATGGGCCCTGTTTGACGCCACATGGAGCGGAACATCGGCGGATTGCGCTGCGCGCGACGGCGCCTGTTGGGCCTTCATTGCCGCCAAGCTGCGTTTCATTCTGTTTGCCTTTTATCCGCCGGAACTCCAATGGCGCCCAGCCCTCGTCGTTGTCATTCTTGCTGCTCTGCTTGTCACAAGCGCTCTCCCCCGCTTCTGGCGCAGGGAACTATTGCTTGTCTGGCCGATTGCGGTCCTTGTGTCCTGGATGCTGCTGACGGGCAGTTTTGGCAGCTCACCGGTTCCGTCCAACCAATGGGGCGGGCTGCCGGTGACACTTTTCGTTTGGGCCATCTGCTTTGCGGCCGCGACGCCGATTGCGATCCTTCTGGCGCTCGCCCGTCGCTCGAACCTTGGAGGGCTCCGCACCCTTTCCATCGTCTATATCGAGGTGATGCGCGGCACGCCCATGGTCGCGATCCTATATATCGCCATGTTGATACTACCCATGGCACTGCCGGAAGCACAGTTCGACAAGATGATCCGGGCGATGATCATGATCACCCTTTTCTGGGCGGCCTATATAGCCGAAGTCGTGCGCGCCGGCCTGCAGGCGATACCATCCGGCCAGCAAGAAGCAGCCACCGCGCTCGGCATCGGATACTGGCGGACGATGCATCTCGTCGTCTTGCCCCAGGCGTTGCGCATCGTCATTCCCGGCATGGTCAATCTGGCAATCGGCTTCCTGCTGGCAACGTCCCTGCTTGCCGTTATCGGCGTCTTCGACCTGCTCAATGCCGCCCGCGCGGCGGCAACCGATCCGGGCTGGCTCGGCTTTTATAACGAAGCCTATTTGCTGGTGGCTCTTATCTATTTTGCCATCTGCTTTGGTGCATCCCGCTATAGCCTGTGGCTGGAGCGCCTTCTGCGAAAGCGCCCCACATAG
- a CDS encoding nucleoside hydrolase encodes MKAHKVIIDADPGVDDAAAILMALASPEIEVLGLSIVAGNVPLHDTVVNACKLVGLSGRRGVPVYAGAGGPLVREQVLGKYARIGAFDDALVKAGGVVPEEENAVQFIVRTARAAVDAGEQITICAIGPMTNIALALVQHPDVARGIGRIVAMGGAFTALGHRTPWAEFNIYADPHAAEIVFQSGVPIVLMPLDMTFKALFTAEHFERFRAGGEAGGALFNLFSTFDRSDVKRFGRPGGPIHDATTIAWLIRPELFTSCEAFVGVQVTGLTMGYTYADFYRKMDRAANATVVTDIDETGFIELLIERIARHGGEALGGQTPGGSRS; translated from the coding sequence ATGAAAGCGCATAAGGTCATCATCGATGCGGATCCCGGCGTCGATGACGCCGCCGCCATCCTGATGGCGCTCGCCTCGCCGGAGATCGAGGTTCTGGGCCTGTCCATCGTTGCCGGCAACGTGCCGCTGCACGACACCGTCGTCAATGCCTGCAAGCTGGTGGGCCTGAGCGGCAGGCGCGGCGTACCGGTTTATGCCGGTGCCGGCGGACCGCTGGTGCGCGAGCAGGTGCTTGGCAAATATGCCCGTATCGGCGCTTTCGATGACGCGCTGGTCAAGGCCGGCGGGGTCGTGCCGGAAGAAGAAAATGCGGTGCAGTTCATCGTGCGAACCGCACGCGCCGCAGTAGATGCCGGCGAACAGATCACCATCTGCGCCATCGGGCCGATGACCAATATTGCGCTGGCGCTCGTCCAGCATCCGGATGTCGCGCGCGGCATCGGCCGGATCGTTGCCATGGGCGGTGCCTTTACCGCGCTCGGCCACCGCACGCCATGGGCGGAATTCAACATCTACGCCGACCCGCATGCCGCCGAGATCGTCTTCCAGTCTGGTGTGCCGATCGTGCTGATGCCGCTCGACATGACGTTCAAGGCGCTGTTCACGGCCGAACATTTTGAAAGATTCCGCGCCGGCGGTGAAGCGGGTGGTGCGCTCTTCAACCTGTTCTCCACCTTTGACCGTAGCGACGTCAAACGCTTCGGTCGCCCGGGCGGGCCGATCCACGATGCGACCACGATCGCGTGGCTGATCCGCCCTGAACTCTTCACCAGTTGCGAAGCTTTTGTCGGCGTACAGGTCACAGGCCTGACAATGGGTTATACCTATGCCGATTTCTACAGGAAGATGGACCGGGCGGCCAATGCCACCGTCGTCACCGATATTGACGAGACCGGTTTCATCGAATTGCTGATCGAGCGCATCGCCCGTCATGGCGGCGAAGCACTCGGCGGACAAACACCGGGAGGCTCAAGATCATGA
- a CDS encoding ABC transporter substrate-binding protein, which produces MKFSAFAAALAASVFAMPLASQAKDLTVGLSASTTSMDPQFYVVGPNSAMARNIFDGLVNQDEKQQIQPALATSWKVVDDKTWEFKLREGVKFHDGSDFTAEDVVASIKRIPLASTNSPSSFAAYVKAITEVTAVDPLTVRITTAGPTPLLLNNLSRIAILPAEMEKVTTGEMNTGKGVIGTGPFKFVSWSPDDNVVVARNDTYWGEKAAWDKVTFRVFKNPSARVAAMLSGDVDMIESIPTADTRRLEASDKLKVVNIAGNRIMYLHMDQAREESPFAKGPDGKNPLLKPEVRRALSLSINREALVDRIMDGQGVPAGQVVPEGYFGYDPAIKVDAYDPNKAKELLAKAGYPDGFQLTFHASNDRYPNDSKVAQAIGQFFSRVGVKTEVATLPGSVYFTRASNLEFSFIMGGAAVETGEASGVLGPILETYGEKAGQGNRGRYSNPEFDKDLNEARATLDDAKREELLRKATEVAMGDLGVIPVFYLANTWAVKSDISYAGRSDGYTLPYYVKPN; this is translated from the coding sequence ATGAAGTTTTCTGCTTTCGCAGCCGCATTGGCAGCGTCTGTTTTCGCCATGCCGCTCGCAAGTCAGGCAAAGGACCTCACCGTTGGTCTTTCCGCTTCGACAACGTCCATGGATCCGCAATTTTACGTCGTTGGCCCGAACAGCGCGATGGCGCGCAATATTTTCGATGGCCTCGTTAATCAGGACGAGAAGCAGCAGATACAGCCCGCACTCGCCACTTCCTGGAAAGTCGTCGATGACAAGACCTGGGAATTCAAGCTGCGCGAAGGCGTGAAATTCCACGACGGCAGCGATTTTACCGCCGAGGACGTGGTTGCCAGCATCAAGCGCATCCCTTTGGCCTCGACCAACAGCCCAAGCTCGTTTGCCGCCTATGTGAAGGCGATCACCGAGGTCACCGCCGTCGACCCGCTGACCGTGCGCATAACGACGGCCGGCCCGACGCCGCTGCTGCTCAACAACCTCAGCCGTATCGCCATTCTGCCGGCTGAAATGGAAAAGGTAACGACGGGCGAGATGAATACCGGCAAGGGTGTCATCGGCACCGGCCCGTTCAAATTCGTCTCCTGGTCGCCGGACGACAATGTCGTGGTTGCCCGGAACGATACCTATTGGGGCGAAAAGGCTGCCTGGGACAAAGTGACCTTCCGCGTCTTCAAGAACCCGAGCGCGCGCGTTGCCGCCATGCTTTCGGGTGATGTCGACATGATCGAAAGCATTCCGACGGCCGATACCCGCAGGCTTGAGGCATCCGACAAGCTGAAGGTCGTCAATATTGCCGGCAACCGCATAATGTATCTGCACATGGATCAGGCCCGAGAGGAATCGCCTTTCGCCAAGGGGCCGGATGGCAAGAACCCGCTTCTGAAGCCGGAAGTGCGCCGTGCCCTGTCCCTGTCGATCAACCGTGAAGCACTTGTTGACCGCATCATGGATGGACAGGGCGTTCCGGCCGGCCAGGTCGTTCCCGAAGGTTATTTCGGTTACGATCCGGCAATCAAGGTCGATGCTTATGACCCGAACAAGGCCAAGGAACTGTTGGCAAAAGCCGGTTATCCCGACGGTTTCCAGCTGACCTTCCACGCCTCGAACGACCGTTATCCGAACGATAGCAAGGTCGCGCAGGCGATCGGCCAGTTCTTTAGCCGCGTCGGCGTCAAAACCGAAGTCGCGACCCTGCCGGGCAGCGTTTATTTCACCCGTGCCTCGAACCTCGAATTCAGCTTCATCATGGGTGGCGCCGCTGTCGAAACCGGCGAAGCCTCCGGCGTGCTTGGGCCTATCCTCGAAACCTATGGCGAGAAGGCGGGGCAGGGCAATCGCGGCCGTTATTCCAACCCGGAATTCGACAAGGATCTGAATGAGGCGCGCGCGACGCTTGACGATGCCAAGCGCGAGGAACTGCTGCGCAAGGCAACCGAAGTCGCCATGGGTGACCTCGGCGTCATCCCGGTCTTTTATCTGGCGAATACATGGGCGGTGAAGAGCGACATCAGCTATGCCGGCCGCTCGGACGGCTACACGCTTCCCTACTACGTGAAGCCGAACTGA
- a CDS encoding ABC transporter permease subunit (The N-terminal region of this protein, as described by TIGR01726, is a three transmembrane segment that identifies a subfamily of ABC transporter permease subunits, which specificities that include histidine, arginine, glutamine, glutamate, L-cystine (sic), the opines (in Agrobacterium) octopine and nopaline, etc.), with protein sequence MSTITTPGPRRPGIYRRLLMWWGHRPIAQLAIIASFVALLIYLGINVTATMARIGVSPGFDFLWRSANFEIGESPIAFAAGDPYLRAMLAGLLNTLKVSLFGCIFATILGVAVGVAGLSGNLLLASLVRWYVELIRNTPLLLQLFFWISLAKAFPAPRQAGALFGSIYLTNRGVYVPTVSVEGFPLAGPVFVFTILLAVGLMLFVLLKLKRLNGWRIGIAAIPAAAIATFFALAANFTFETPALAGFNIRGGYNLTPEFAALLTGLIIKFSAAIAEIVRAGIQSVNRGQWEAARALGLHNGQIMRLIVLPQALRVITPLATSSYLDLTKDSSLAVAIGYPDLVSIVNTTANTTGQSLEALMILIGTYLGINLAVSALMNQYNKRVALKGTAR encoded by the coding sequence ATGTCCACAATCACAACGCCGGGCCCTCGCAGGCCCGGCATTTATCGTCGGCTTCTCATGTGGTGGGGTCATCGCCCCATCGCTCAATTGGCAATCATCGCATCGTTCGTCGCATTGCTCATCTATCTCGGGATCAACGTCACGGCGACGATGGCGCGCATCGGCGTTTCACCCGGTTTTGACTTTCTCTGGCGTTCGGCAAACTTTGAAATCGGTGAAAGCCCGATCGCTTTTGCCGCCGGCGACCCCTATCTTCGCGCCATGCTCGCGGGCCTGCTCAATACGCTGAAAGTCTCGCTGTTCGGCTGCATATTCGCAACCATTCTGGGAGTGGCGGTCGGCGTTGCCGGCCTGTCCGGAAACCTGCTCCTCGCCTCACTGGTACGGTGGTATGTGGAGTTGATCCGCAATACGCCGCTCCTGCTGCAACTCTTCTTCTGGATCTCGCTCGCCAAGGCATTTCCGGCACCGCGTCAGGCGGGCGCCCTGTTCGGATCGATCTACCTCACCAATCGCGGCGTCTATGTTCCGACGGTCTCGGTGGAAGGTTTCCCGCTCGCCGGACCAGTGTTTGTTTTCACCATTCTGCTTGCCGTTGGCCTTATGCTTTTTGTGCTGTTGAAGTTGAAAAGACTGAACGGATGGCGCATCGGCATAGCCGCCATTCCCGCAGCGGCAATTGCCACTTTCTTCGCCCTGGCAGCGAACTTCACGTTTGAAACACCGGCATTGGCCGGCTTCAACATCCGGGGTGGTTATAATCTGACGCCGGAATTCGCAGCACTCCTGACCGGTCTGATCATCAAATTTTCCGCGGCAATCGCAGAAATCGTCCGGGCGGGCATCCAGTCGGTCAATCGAGGCCAGTGGGAAGCCGCCCGCGCGCTTGGGCTGCACAATGGGCAGATCATGCGGCTGATCGTCCTTCCGCAGGCGCTGCGCGTCATCACCCCGCTCGCCACATCGAGCTATCTCGATCTCACGAAGGATTCCAGCCTGGCGGTCGCGATCGGTTATCCGGATCTCGTCAGCATCGTCAACACCACCGCCAACACAACCGGCCAGTCGCTGGAAGCCCTCATGATCCTCATCGGCACCTATCTCGGCATCAATCTGGCCGTTTCCGCCCTCATGAACCAATACAACAAGAGGGTGGCGCTGAAGGGGACGGCACGATGA
- a CDS encoding ABC transporter permease produces the protein MSGYILSRSMQTVLTLLVMSVLVFAGLYLVGNPVDVLLSPTATPAERLQVIQSFGLDKPVWEQYWLFLTRALSGDLGNSFVFNQPALTLILNRMPATLELAFVALFMALVIGIPLGVYAGLKPKGLISRSIMTFSILGFSLPTFWIGLVMIMFFSVYLGWLPASGRGDTVSVLGVPLSLFTLDGLSHLLLPAFNLALFKISLVIRLTRAGVMETMQLDFVRFARAKGLTERRIVTVHVMKNTLIPLITVIGLELGSLIAFAVVTETIFAWPGMGKLIIDAIGVLDRPVILAYLMITVVMFSVINLLVDILYSLVDPRVRLEGNS, from the coding sequence ATGAGCGGATATATCCTAAGCCGGTCGATGCAGACCGTGCTCACCCTTCTCGTCATGTCGGTTCTGGTCTTTGCCGGCCTCTACCTCGTCGGCAATCCGGTCGACGTGTTGCTGAGCCCGACCGCGACGCCGGCTGAAAGGCTGCAGGTCATCCAGTCCTTCGGTCTCGACAAGCCGGTCTGGGAACAATACTGGCTGTTCCTGACCCGCGCGCTTTCAGGCGATCTTGGCAATTCCTTCGTGTTCAACCAGCCGGCGCTGACGCTGATCCTGAACCGCATGCCCGCCACGCTGGAACTTGCCTTTGTTGCGCTGTTCATGGCGCTCGTCATCGGCATTCCACTCGGCGTTTATGCCGGCCTGAAGCCGAAGGGCCTCATCTCCAGGTCGATCATGACCTTCTCCATCCTCGGCTTCAGCCTGCCGACCTTCTGGATCGGTCTCGTCATGATCATGTTTTTCAGCGTCTATCTGGGCTGGCTGCCGGCATCCGGCCGCGGCGACACCGTGTCCGTACTCGGCGTGCCGCTCAGCCTCTTCACGCTGGACGGCCTGTCCCATCTTCTGCTGCCGGCCTTCAATCTGGCGCTGTTCAAGATTTCGCTCGTCATCCGTCTCACCCGCGCCGGCGTGATGGAAACCATGCAGCTGGATTTTGTCCGTTTCGCCCGGGCCAAGGGTCTGACGGAGCGCCGTATCGTTACCGTGCATGTCATGAAGAACACGCTGATCCCGCTGATTACCGTCATCGGCCTCGAACTCGGCTCGCTGATTGCCTTCGCCGTCGTCACCGAAACGATCTTCGCATGGCCGGGCATGGGCAAGCTGATCATCGACGCCATCGGCGTTCTCGATCGCCCCGTTATCCTTGCCTATCTGATGATCACCGTCGTGATGTTCAGCGTCATCAATCTTCTGGTCGACATTCTTTATTCCTTGGTCGACCCCCGCGTCCGTCTTGAGGGGAATTCGTGA
- a CDS encoding dihydrodipicolinate synthase family protein codes for MSFSGVFPYLVSPVDASGKVMQGVLTDLVDHLIGEGVHGLAPLGSTGEFAYLSQEQRRCVVDTVISANRGRVPVVAGVASTSTADAVAQTEYMVEAGADGILAILEAYFPVSDEGVEAYFTAIAKAAKGRPVVLYTNPQFQRSDLSLPVIERLSHIDNVSYIKDASTNTGRLLSIIERTRGRMQVFAASAHIPVCVMMIGGVGWMAGPACIVPRQSIALYEAARAGNWMLAMEMQRPMWKVNEIFAKYSIAACIKTALELQGFAVGAPIHPQLPLSEAARAEIADVLRDVGAL; via the coding sequence ATGTCTTTCAGCGGTGTATTTCCCTATCTCGTCTCGCCGGTCGATGCATCCGGCAAGGTGATGCAAGGTGTGCTGACGGATCTGGTGGATCATCTGATCGGCGAGGGCGTTCACGGCCTCGCGCCGCTCGGCAGCACGGGCGAATTTGCCTATCTCTCCCAGGAGCAGAGACGCTGCGTCGTCGACACGGTGATTTCGGCCAATCGCGGCCGGGTCCCCGTTGTCGCCGGCGTGGCGTCGACCTCGACCGCCGATGCGGTGGCCCAGACCGAATATATGGTGGAAGCGGGGGCGGATGGCATTCTGGCCATTCTCGAAGCCTATTTCCCTGTCAGCGACGAGGGTGTGGAAGCTTACTTCACCGCAATTGCGAAAGCGGCCAAAGGGCGGCCGGTGGTGCTCTACACCAATCCGCAATTCCAGCGTTCCGATCTCTCTCTCCCGGTGATCGAGCGGCTGAGCCATATCGATAATGTCAGCTACATCAAGGACGCCTCGACCAATACTGGCCGCCTGCTTTCCATCATCGAACGAACCCGTGGACGGATGCAGGTCTTTGCCGCCTCCGCGCATATTCCGGTCTGCGTGATGATGATTGGTGGCGTGGGCTGGATGGCGGGACCCGCCTGTATCGTGCCCCGGCAGAGCATCGCGCTCTATGAAGCCGCAAGGGCTGGAAACTGGATGCTGGCGATGGAGATGCAGCGGCCGATGTGGAAGGTCAACGAGATCTTCGCGAAATATTCGATTGCCGCCTGCATCAAGACGGCGCTTGAGCTGCAGGGTTTCGCCGTTGGCGCGCCGATCCATCCGCAGTTGCCGCTCAGTGAAGCCGCGCGGGCGGAGATCGCCGACGTGCTGCGCGATGTCGGCGCGCTCTGA